In a single window of the Pseudanabaena sp. BC1403 genome:
- a CDS encoding Uma2 family endonuclease yields the protein MTVTAIRPTTLDEFLALPETKPASEFIHGQIIQKPMPQGEHSLLQGTLCQTISQITQPKQIALAFPELRCVFGGLAIVPDIAVFRWERIPRLPSGRIANRFETYPDWAIEILSPDQRYKQVLAKLLHCAEYGTELGWLLDAEDESILLVDSDRRVREFKNSDRLPVLAGIDLELTVEQVFSWLSL from the coding sequence ATGACTGTTACAGCAATTAGACCCACAACACTAGATGAATTTTTAGCACTGCCAGAGACAAAACCTGCCTCTGAATTTATTCATGGGCAAATCATACAGAAACCAATGCCACAAGGAGAACATAGTTTACTACAAGGTACACTCTGTCAGACCATTAGCCAAATTACTCAACCAAAGCAAATTGCTTTAGCCTTCCCAGAGCTACGCTGTGTTTTTGGTGGGTTAGCGATCGTCCCAGACATAGCTGTATTTCGTTGGGAGCGAATCCCTCGTTTGCCATCGGGGCGCATTGCTAATCGTTTTGAAACTTATCCTGACTGGGCGATTGAGATTCTCTCGCCCGATCAGCGATATAAACAAGTCTTAGCAAAATTATTACATTGTGCAGAATATGGTACTGAACTAGGTTGGTTACTTGATGCAGAAGACGAGAGTATTCTATTAGTGGATAGCGATCGCCGAGTAAGAGAATTTAAAAATAGCGATCGCTTGCCAGTTCTCGCAGGAATTGATTTAGAGCTAACAGTAGAGCAAGTCTTTAGCTGGTTGAGTTTATGA
- a CDS encoding RNA helicase, which translates to MQAIDPQELYPFELDPFQLQAIAALQAGKSVVVCAPTGSGKTLIGEYAIHAALAGNRRVFYTTPLKALSNQKLRDFRQQFGDDNVGLLTGDTSVNRDAPILVMTTEIFRNMLYGTPIGEVGTSLTDVEVVVLDECHYMNDRQRGTVWEESIVYCPAGVQLVALSATVANSQQLTDWIHKVHGDTELIYSDFRPVPLEHSFCNNKGFFPLLDSSNEKINPRLKPLTNKPPSKEERHKIVPPIGAVISHLRQRDMLPAIYFIFSRRGCDKAVTDLGNVSLVSPTEALRLKPQIDSFVAANPEIGKPTHIDALYRGIATHHAGILPAWKGFVEELFQQGLIKVVFATETLAAGINMPARTTVISSISKRTDRGHRLLNASEFLQMAGRAGRRGMDEVGYVVTVQTPFEGAKEAAHLATSGADPLVSQFAPSYGMVMNLLQTHSLDQARDLVERSFGQYLADLNLAPQIQNLELVIEQIAKLEKDLANIDLKQLEVYDKLRDRLREEKRLLKMLAQQAEEMRLNDLASYAPYLLSGSPLTIRTNKGLIVHTVLAAKVQGSGQFPWFVCLGRDNRWYTVGYKDIVQVGADLLLDGDIEYPAKLPLRPGQSIDGDESSFAIAQKITPLPDPELAPEVITQQSRVIAIESEMNQHPVSKMTDRGAVFKKVSRLEQLQRQIEFQQKVVNERRQRHWQEFMSLVNILQFYGCLEDTQPTDKGKVVAALRGENELWLALCLMSGELDNLAPHHLATVCAAIVSENSRPDNWIKFGLSPTVEDALDGLRDRRRELMPVQRRHLVDIPAWLDYELTGLVEQWALGMEWSELCQNTNLDEGDIVRLMRRTIDLLYQIPHVPNLPSQIYSSAKQAAQMIDRFPVNEVI; encoded by the coding sequence GTGCAAGCAATAGACCCACAAGAATTATATCCCTTTGAACTTGACCCGTTTCAATTACAGGCGATCGCCGCATTGCAAGCTGGTAAGTCGGTCGTTGTTTGTGCGCCAACTGGTTCAGGCAAAACCTTAATCGGCGAATATGCGATCCATGCAGCTTTAGCAGGTAATCGCCGCGTTTTCTATACCACCCCCCTCAAGGCGCTATCAAATCAGAAATTGCGAGACTTTCGGCAGCAGTTTGGCGATGATAATGTGGGCTTGCTCACAGGTGATACCTCTGTCAATCGTGATGCACCAATCTTGGTGATGACTACCGAGATTTTTCGGAATATGCTCTATGGTACTCCTATCGGTGAAGTAGGTACTTCGTTGACAGACGTGGAAGTAGTGGTACTAGACGAATGTCACTACATGAACGATCGCCAACGGGGAACGGTATGGGAAGAGTCGATTGTGTATTGTCCTGCGGGAGTGCAGCTAGTGGCACTCTCGGCAACCGTGGCAAATAGCCAGCAGCTCACCGATTGGATTCACAAAGTACATGGCGACACCGAATTAATCTATTCTGATTTCCGCCCAGTTCCTCTTGAGCATTCTTTCTGTAATAACAAAGGGTTTTTTCCGCTACTAGATAGCTCTAATGAGAAGATTAATCCGCGACTGAAGCCGCTCACTAATAAGCCGCCATCAAAAGAAGAAAGACATAAAATCGTTCCCCCGATTGGGGCTGTAATTTCCCATCTGCGTCAGCGCGATATGCTGCCAGCAATTTATTTTATCTTTAGCCGTCGAGGTTGTGATAAAGCGGTCACGGACTTAGGTAATGTCTCTCTAGTTAGTCCGACCGAAGCCCTGAGATTGAAACCGCAAATTGATTCGTTTGTTGCCGCAAATCCTGAGATTGGTAAACCTACACATATTGATGCTCTTTATCGTGGCATTGCCACTCATCATGCAGGGATTTTACCTGCTTGGAAAGGCTTTGTCGAGGAACTCTTCCAACAAGGCTTAATCAAAGTTGTATTCGCGACGGAAACTCTTGCCGCAGGAATTAATATGCCTGCACGAACTACCGTAATCTCTAGTATTTCCAAGCGTACCGATCGCGGACATCGATTGCTCAATGCTTCGGAATTTCTGCAAATGGCAGGCAGGGCTGGACGACGAGGTATGGATGAAGTTGGCTATGTTGTGACTGTGCAAACTCCCTTTGAAGGGGCTAAAGAAGCTGCTCATCTCGCCACATCTGGAGCCGATCCTCTTGTTAGTCAGTTTGCACCGAGTTATGGAATGGTCATGAACTTGTTGCAAACTCATTCTCTTGATCAAGCTAGAGATCTGGTAGAACGAAGCTTTGGGCAGTATCTTGCCGATCTTAATCTCGCGCCACAAATCCAGAATCTCGAATTAGTCATCGAGCAAATCGCTAAGTTAGAGAAAGATCTTGCTAATATCGATTTGAAGCAATTGGAAGTTTATGACAAATTGCGCGATCGCCTCCGAGAAGAAAAGCGGCTCCTAAAAATGCTCGCACAGCAAGCGGAAGAGATGCGTTTAAATGATTTGGCTTCCTACGCTCCCTATTTGCTGTCAGGCTCACCGCTTACGATCCGCACTAACAAAGGCTTGATTGTGCATACAGTTCTCGCTGCCAAAGTGCAAGGCTCTGGGCAGTTTCCTTGGTTTGTCTGTCTTGGTCGCGATAATCGCTGGTATACGGTTGGTTATAAAGATATTGTCCAAGTTGGTGCTGATTTGTTGCTTGATGGTGATATCGAATATCCTGCAAAGTTGCCATTGCGCCCAGGACAATCGATCGATGGGGATGAATCCAGCTTTGCGATCGCCCAAAAAATTACGCCATTACCTGATCCAGAGTTAGCACCTGAAGTAATTACCCAACAGTCGAGAGTCATTGCGATCGAGTCAGAAATGAATCAACATCCTGTCTCGAAAATGACTGATCGCGGTGCTGTTTTCAAAAAAGTTAGTCGGCTCGAACAATTGCAGCGCCAGATCGAATTTCAGCAAAAGGTGGTCAATGAGCGCCGCCAAAGACATTGGCAAGAATTTATGAGCTTAGTTAATATCTTGCAATTCTACGGATGTCTTGAAGATACCCAACCCACCGATAAAGGTAAGGTCGTAGCGGCGCTGCGAGGTGAGAATGAACTATGGTTAGCTCTATGTCTAATGTCAGGAGAGTTAGATAACCTCGCTCCCCATCACCTCGCTACCGTCTGTGCTGCGATCGTTAGTGAAAACAGTCGTCCTGATAACTGGATCAAATTTGGTTTATCCCCAACGGTGGAAGATGCCCTTGATGGTTTGCGCGATCGCCGTCGAGAATTGATGCCAGTCCAACGCCGACATTTGGTCGATATTCCTGCATGGCTAGATTATGAGCTAACAGGACTAGTGGAACAATGGGCGTTGGGAATGGAATGGTCGGAGCTATGTCAAAATACGAATCTTGATGAGGGCGATATTGTCCGCTTGATGCGCCGCACGATTGATTTGCTATATCAAATTCCCCATGTACCGAATTTGCCCTCTCAAATCTATTCATCAGCCAAGCAAGCTGCACAAATGATCGATCGCTTCCCTGTTAACGAGGTGATTTAA
- a CDS encoding efflux RND transporter permease subunit, which translates to MSNQNLSNPKPTGFSISATAIRRHIGTLMLTIAIFVMGAFYITRLQVDLLPSIVYPRIGVQIDVPGVSPEVAITEVTKPLEEALAITEGVNQLFSRTREGQVRVDLFFDAGSDVDQALNDAVASFNRGRSRLPDVVENERIFKFDPSQFPIYEFALTSPSLSLPELRLFADEELGRELAIVPGVAGVDVVGGVKEEVQVNLDLPRLQSAGVSVNDVLDALRDRNIDISGGRLRNGAVEPLTRAIGKFKNAKELENLSFVVSNPSATTQSRQVYLRDFAEIIDSTEEQRVFTTLNGQEAVRLLITKQPDANTIEVVDRVKEKIATLQENGLIPSDAEVTATIDESKLIRASVANVAWSGIIGSGLAAIAVFLFLGSLRQTLIISLAIPLATLAAVICMGIFGFSLNLFSLGGLALGVGIVVDNSIVMLENITIGIEKIRKRNAGEAGFDDIINQSQASSAEIESALIASTSTNLVVIFPFLLLGGFLSLLFNQLILTISFAVLASIVIAVTVVPMMASRLLAIPWSSRLNESWFMVGFERRFAAATLGYAGFLARIVHYRLLVIIALFAILGGGGFLMARQLPQEIIPQVKTGDVNVNAQFPAGTTLAENIKVMALVDEILIKQPETAYSFATIGGGSFGNNVTANPLRSGSTVTLKPNADLTGFVSRVNREIAKLNLAGVRVRVNPGQVRGIIVNNSPVPRTDIDVVLQGNNPDLLTQAGLEVLSVLEKSVKGATFRPDTDARQPEVQIIPDWERLQALGLSTQAIGSTLQTAITGSVPTQLQRGDRLVDVRVQLDPELRQNSSQLQQVPLFVSNNRPVRLADVATLSEGRAPGEIQRINQRQVYLILGSVERGASLSDALKQTEQAIAEIDLPDGVTVLPSSAKAANDNLSGAFGTLGLLASFLVFVVMAVQYNSLLDPLVIMLTIPLALAGGVVGLYVTNSSINVMVVIGVILLIGIVVNNAIVLVELANQLREEQKCSRIQAMLQAAPTRLRPILMTTITTVVGAFPLALGGGDGGEFLQPLGIVIFSGLALATILTLFLIPCSYVLIHELSWAKVSKLVPLKASSRN; encoded by the coding sequence ATGAGCAACCAAAACTTGTCCAATCCGAAGCCGACAGGATTTAGTATCAGCGCCACGGCAATTCGCCGCCACATCGGTACGCTGATGCTGACGATCGCTATTTTTGTGATGGGCGCATTTTATATCACCCGATTGCAGGTAGACTTACTTCCATCAATTGTTTATCCACGCATCGGCGTACAGATTGATGTTCCAGGGGTTTCTCCAGAGGTGGCTATTACCGAAGTCACCAAACCTCTAGAAGAAGCTTTGGCAATTACGGAAGGCGTTAACCAGCTTTTTTCGCGTACTCGCGAAGGACAAGTGCGAGTTGATTTGTTTTTTGATGCAGGTAGTGATGTTGATCAGGCGCTGAATGATGCTGTTGCTAGCTTCAACCGTGGGCGTAGTCGTTTACCTGATGTCGTCGAGAATGAAAGAATTTTTAAGTTTGATCCGTCTCAATTTCCGATCTATGAGTTTGCGCTCACATCGCCTTCTTTGTCATTGCCAGAGTTGCGACTATTCGCGGATGAGGAGTTGGGTCGGGAACTGGCGATCGTGCCTGGGGTTGCGGGTGTTGATGTAGTTGGAGGAGTAAAGGAAGAAGTACAGGTTAATCTCGATCTGCCTCGATTACAATCAGCAGGCGTGAGCGTTAATGATGTTTTGGATGCATTGCGCGATCGCAATATCGATATTTCTGGTGGTAGGTTACGCAATGGCGCGGTTGAGCCACTGACTCGGGCGATCGGCAAGTTTAAAAATGCTAAAGAGCTAGAAAATTTATCCTTTGTGGTTAGTAATCCATCGGCTACAACCCAGTCTAGACAAGTCTATTTGCGTGACTTTGCGGAGATTATTGATAGTACTGAGGAACAACGGGTTTTCACTACATTAAATGGACAGGAAGCGGTGCGGTTGCTCATAACTAAGCAGCCCGATGCTAATACGATTGAGGTCGTTGATCGCGTCAAGGAAAAAATTGCCACCCTTCAGGAAAATGGCTTGATTCCCAGTGATGCTGAGGTAACAGCCACCATTGACGAGTCAAAGCTAATCAGGGCATCGGTTGCTAACGTGGCTTGGTCAGGGATTATTGGTTCTGGCTTAGCGGCGATCGCTGTGTTTTTATTTCTAGGATCATTACGTCAGACATTAATTATTTCTCTTGCAATTCCCCTAGCGACCCTTGCGGCAGTAATCTGTATGGGTATTTTTGGATTCTCTCTCAACCTATTCAGTTTAGGTGGACTTGCTCTTGGTGTCGGTATTGTTGTGGATAACTCGATTGTGATGTTAGAGAACATTACTATCGGCATTGAGAAAATCCGCAAGCGCAATGCTGGTGAGGCTGGCTTTGACGACATTATTAACCAATCACAGGCTAGCAGTGCTGAAATTGAATCAGCTCTAATTGCTTCTACTAGCACCAACCTTGTCGTAATTTTTCCATTCTTATTGTTAGGTGGATTTCTATCACTACTATTCAATCAACTAATTCTGACCATTAGTTTTGCAGTACTTGCCTCGATTGTGATTGCAGTAACTGTAGTGCCGATGATGGCTTCGCGACTATTAGCAATCCCTTGGTCGAGCCGTTTAAATGAATCTTGGTTCATGGTCGGATTTGAGCGTCGTTTTGCGGCGGCTACTCTGGGCTATGCAGGATTTTTAGCAAGGATTGTCCATTATCGGCTTTTGGTGATAATTGCTTTATTTGCAATCCTTGGCGGTGGTGGCTTCCTAATGGCGCGACAACTTCCCCAAGAAATCATCCCCCAAGTCAAAACAGGTGATGTCAACGTCAATGCTCAATTCCCAGCAGGTACAACTCTTGCTGAGAATATTAAGGTGATGGCGCTAGTTGATGAAATTCTGATTAAGCAACCTGAAACAGCCTACTCATTCGCTACTATTGGCGGTGGTTCCTTTGGCAATAACGTTACTGCTAATCCTTTGCGAAGTGGTAGTACGGTTACCCTCAAGCCAAATGCTGACCTGACGGGTTTTGTGAGTCGCGTTAATCGCGAAATAGCCAAACTAAATCTAGCAGGAGTGAGGGTTCGGGTTAACCCTGGGCAAGTGCGCGGGATTATTGTCAATAATTCCCCTGTACCCAGAACTGATATTGATGTCGTTTTGCAAGGTAATAACCCCGACCTATTGACCCAAGCAGGTTTAGAAGTTCTCAGTGTCTTAGAGAAGTCAGTTAAAGGCGCAACTTTCCGTCCCGATACCGATGCTCGTCAGCCTGAAGTCCAAATTATTCCTGATTGGGAACGTCTGCAAGCATTAGGACTATCCACCCAAGCGATCGGCTCCACTCTGCAAACTGCGATTACAGGTTCAGTACCCACCCAACTACAACGTGGCGATCGCCTTGTCGATGTGCGCGTACAGCTTGATCCTGAGTTACGCCAAAACTCTTCGCAGTTGCAGCAAGTCCCCCTATTTGTCAGCAATAATCGACCAGTCCGCCTCGCTGATGTGGCAACTTTGAGCGAAGGTCGCGCCCCAGGAGAAATTCAACGGATTAATCAACGTCAGGTTTACCTAATCCTCGGTAGTGTGGAGCGCGGCGCAAGTCTTAGTGATGCTCTCAAACAAACTGAACAGGCGATCGCCGAAATTGACCTGCCCGATGGTGTCACCGTATTACCTAGTTCTGCAAAAGCTGCTAATGACAACCTATCTGGAGCCTTTGGAACATTAGGCTTACTTGCCTCATTCCTCGTATTTGTGGTGATGGCAGTACAGTACAACTCATTGCTCGATCCACTTGTGATCATGCTGACGATTCCCCTTGCACTGGCTGGTGGAGTTGTTGGACTATACGTCACCAATAGCTCGATCAATGTGATGGTAGTAATCGGCGTGATCTTGCTGATTGGGATTGTCGTGAATAATGCGATCGTACTGGTGGAACTGGCAAATCAATTACGCGAGGAGCAGAAATGTAGTCGTATCCAAGCGATGTTGCAAGCTGCCCCCACTCGTTTACGTCCGATCTTGATGACCACGATTACAACTGTTGTCGGTGCATTTCCGCTTGCCCTTGGCGGCGGCGATGGTGGTGAGTTTTTACAACCACTTGGAATCGTAATTTTCTCAGGCTTAGCCCTTGCCACAATCCTGACTTTATTCCTGATTCCTTGCTCCTATGTATTGATACATGAGTTGAGTTGGGCAAAAGTAAGTAAGTTAGTGCCATTAAAAGCATCATCAAGAAATTAA
- a CDS encoding efflux RND transporter periplasmic adaptor subunit: MALENSTFAITPMKAIWMLAAITGLSVGITSCGAAKDATQAQTQSQKPSTAVDVAIAKFDTLQAETEYTGTTAPIREVSVKSRLEGRLLDLNVDVGDRVETGQSIAQLDDAVLSATVLQAEAEVAAREAEVSQASAGVGNARAQVERARLEYQQAQADANRFTQLAKDGAVSSQTAETAITRARTAEQSLRSAEQQVSLQQQTVGASSQRVLAQEAIRLREQERQSYTTITAPISGVVLERVSETGNLLFAGNDVIKLGDFSQVKVIVLISELEISKVRLNQSVDVRFDTFPNQKFTGTVRRISPVADPVARLIPVEVVVPNRDNKLGSGQLARVQFSSNQARQIAIAETALEVAGRPTPSPKDANTTQAKPKTDTKSNPNASNQGKPKTGTVFVITGDQQEPKVAARKVTLGDRRDGKVVILSGLKEGDRIVVRSGGKLQDGDSVKLSVLSESSK; this comes from the coding sequence ATGGCTTTAGAAAACTCAACATTTGCCATCACACCTATGAAAGCTATTTGGATGTTAGCGGCGATCACAGGCTTATCAGTTGGAATTACTAGCTGTGGTGCAGCTAAAGACGCAACTCAAGCCCAGACACAAAGCCAAAAACCATCTACAGCTGTAGATGTGGCAATCGCTAAATTTGATACTCTCCAAGCTGAGACAGAGTACACAGGCACAACTGCACCAATCAGAGAAGTGTCGGTAAAATCGAGACTGGAAGGGCGTTTGCTCGATCTGAATGTGGATGTTGGCGATCGCGTGGAAACTGGACAATCAATCGCCCAATTGGATGATGCAGTTCTATCCGCAACTGTGCTACAGGCCGAAGCGGAAGTTGCAGCGAGAGAAGCAGAAGTTTCGCAAGCAAGTGCTGGCGTGGGTAATGCTCGCGCTCAAGTAGAACGAGCCAGACTGGAATACCAACAGGCACAAGCTGATGCGAACCGCTTCACCCAATTGGCTAAAGATGGAGCCGTATCTTCTCAAACTGCGGAGACTGCAATTACCCGTGCGCGAACTGCCGAGCAATCATTGCGATCTGCTGAGCAACAAGTCAGTCTTCAGCAACAAACGGTGGGAGCAAGTTCACAGAGAGTTTTAGCTCAAGAAGCGATTAGACTAAGGGAACAAGAGCGTCAATCCTACACTACGATTACTGCACCGATTAGTGGGGTTGTGCTAGAGCGCGTTAGTGAAACGGGGAATCTTCTATTCGCAGGAAATGACGTTATAAAATTAGGTGATTTTAGTCAAGTTAAGGTAATTGTGCTGATTTCAGAGCTGGAAATTAGTAAGGTTCGTTTAAATCAATCGGTTGACGTGCGATTTGATACATTCCCAAATCAAAAGTTTACAGGAACGGTGAGACGGATTTCACCAGTAGCTGATCCTGTAGCGAGATTGATTCCTGTAGAAGTTGTCGTTCCTAATCGCGATAATAAATTGGGAAGCGGTCAGCTAGCGAGAGTGCAGTTTTCCAGTAATCAGGCTCGTCAGATTGCGATCGCAGAAACAGCTCTAGAGGTAGCAGGACGACCGACCCCATCACCTAAAGATGCAAATACAACTCAAGCGAAGCCAAAAACCGATACCAAGTCTAATCCTAATGCTAGTAATCAAGGCAAGCCAAAAACTGGCACAGTTTTTGTGATTACTGGTGATCAGCAAGAGCCGAAAGTGGCGGCGCGTAAAGTTACCCTTGGCGATCGCCGTGATGGTAAAGTCGTGATTCTCTCTGGTTTAAAAGAAGGCGATCGCATCGTGGTCAGAAGTGGGGGCAAATTGCAGGATGGTGATTCTGTCAAGCTCAGCGTGTTATCGGAATCTTCTAAATAA
- a CDS encoding zinc-dependent peptidase → MIPPNVVAFIFSIVISAIAIGILCYPFFVKWQRDRLMAQQFPKSWLSIIESNLSIYKSMTSEQQKELLGYIQVFLKEKQFIGCLGLQITQEIKVTIAAIACLLLFGDRKTYFPNLRSILVYPHAYIVNEMVMSDRYVVEERRVARLGESWTRDQLVLSWEQVQQDIRNWQDGHNVVLHEFAHQLDQEDGQAEGVPILSRAMDYAAWSKVMTTEYLQLCDRVECGKKTVIDSYGATNPAEFFAVATETFFEKPHQLNQKHPSLYEILQRYYYLDPRQWQH, encoded by the coding sequence ATGATTCCTCCAAATGTGGTAGCATTCATCTTTTCTATTGTGATCAGTGCAATCGCTATAGGAATTTTGTGCTATCCATTTTTTGTGAAGTGGCAACGCGATCGCCTCATGGCGCAGCAATTTCCTAAGTCATGGTTAAGCATTATCGAAAGTAATCTTTCTATTTATAAGAGTATGACTTCTGAACAGCAAAAAGAATTGCTCGGCTATATACAAGTATTTCTGAAAGAGAAGCAATTTATTGGCTGTCTAGGATTGCAAATTACGCAAGAGATTAAAGTGACGATCGCGGCAATCGCCTGTTTGTTGTTATTTGGCGATCGTAAAACTTACTTTCCAAATCTGCGATCGATTTTGGTTTATCCTCACGCTTACATCGTCAATGAGATGGTGATGAGCGATCGCTATGTAGTGGAAGAACGTCGTGTCGCTAGATTAGGAGAGTCATGGACAAGAGATCAATTGGTTCTCTCTTGGGAGCAGGTACAGCAGGATATTCGCAATTGGCAAGATGGACATAATGTGGTGCTGCATGAGTTTGCACACCAGCTTGATCAAGAAGATGGGCAAGCTGAAGGTGTGCCAATTTTATCAAGAGCAATGGATTATGCGGCATGGTCAAAGGTGATGACGACAGAATATTTGCAACTATGCGATCGCGTGGAATGTGGGAAAAAAACTGTCATTGATAGTTATGGTGCGACTAATCCTGCGGAGTTTTTTGCGGTGGCAACGGAGACATTTTTTGAGAAGCCACATCAGTTAAACCAAAAGCATCCTTCTCTTTACGAAATCTTGCAAAGATACTATTACCTCGATCCTCGTCAATGGCAACATTAA
- a CDS encoding NAD(P)H-quinone oxidoreductase subunit N, translating into MPLIATDKIVKDLEKAGALAMRVPPEGGYEGRYQLRLKNAGYDILFISARGLGDVNSYLTGVHGVRPSHLGKTEIRTYFIPPAIQFRLNALPPKAKGLVVWLIEGKYLSKEELETLSQIPDRDPRVKIVIETGSDRQVTWQPLKQAVAA; encoded by the coding sequence ATGCCCTTGATTGCAACCGATAAAATTGTCAAAGACCTAGAAAAGGCAGGCGCTTTAGCAATGCGCGTTCCCCCAGAAGGCGGATATGAAGGTCGCTACCAACTCAGACTGAAGAATGCAGGTTATGACATTTTGTTCATTTCTGCGCGTGGTTTAGGTGATGTGAATAGCTATCTCACTGGAGTTCATGGCGTGCGTCCTTCTCACCTTGGCAAAACCGAGATTCGCACATATTTCATCCCACCTGCGATCCAATTTCGTCTCAATGCTTTACCTCCTAAAGCTAAGGGCTTAGTTGTGTGGCTGATCGAGGGTAAATACCTGTCCAAGGAAGAACTTGAGACTTTAAGCCAGATTCCCGATCGCGATCCAAGAGTAAAAATCGTAATTGAAACAGGTAGCGATCGCCAAGTGACTTGGCAACCGCTCAAGCAAGCTGTTGCGGCATAA
- a CDS encoding TrkH family potassium uptake protein, which produces MNPARTICLGFVAVIAIGTFLLMLPISTSNGTWSDLITALFTSTSAVCVTGLSVVDVGKFYSFWGQLFLTLLVQIGGLGYMTATTILLLLIGRRFSLRDKVTLQSALDTNGIRSGLQLVKSIIAVTMLFELTGVFALMPIFSQKMSFTESVWQSIFHSVNAFNNAGFSLFTDNLMGYVNSPMVSIIIGLLIIFGGIGYQVILEGYLWLRTKFSRDRDYISFSLTFCVATSTTIALLLFGTIFFWLTEFSNSETLGKLPLFDQIIGAWFQSVTTRTAGFNTIDNGKMTVTGIFITIALMFIGASPGGTGGGIKTTTARILASCTGAALQGRDQINLYKLQVPNGLILKAVGVAVGSLFTVICSTGLLSLTDRNMGFINILFEATSAFATVGLSTGITSSLSSAGRLVIIATMYIGRVGVLLLMAAIFTDTRPSLIKYPQESMLVG; this is translated from the coding sequence GTGAACCCTGCTAGAACAATTTGTCTTGGCTTTGTGGCTGTCATAGCAATTGGGACATTTTTACTAATGCTGCCCATATCAACTAGTAACGGCACATGGTCAGATCTGATCACCGCTTTATTTACCTCTACCTCGGCTGTATGTGTAACGGGTTTATCGGTAGTTGATGTCGGTAAATTTTATTCATTTTGGGGACAACTGTTCCTGACATTGTTAGTCCAAATAGGCGGATTGGGCTATATGACTGCGACTACCATCCTCCTATTGCTGATTGGACGTAGATTTAGCCTGAGGGACAAAGTGACTTTGCAGTCCGCATTGGATACAAATGGTATTCGTAGCGGTCTGCAATTAGTTAAGTCAATCATTGCCGTGACAATGTTATTTGAGTTGACTGGGGTATTTGCCCTGATGCCCATCTTTAGCCAAAAAATGAGCTTTACTGAAAGTGTTTGGCAATCAATTTTTCATAGCGTTAATGCTTTTAATAATGCTGGTTTTAGCCTATTCACAGATAATTTGATGGGCTATGTGAATTCACCGATGGTGAGTATCATTATTGGCTTACTGATTATTTTTGGTGGCATTGGCTATCAAGTGATTTTAGAAGGCTATCTATGGTTAAGAACAAAATTTTCACGCGATCGCGATTACATCTCCTTTAGTCTGACCTTCTGCGTAGCCACCAGTACAACCATTGCCTTACTCCTATTTGGCACTATATTTTTCTGGTTGACAGAGTTTAGTAATAGCGAAACATTGGGTAAATTGCCACTGTTTGATCAGATCATTGGTGCTTGGTTTCAGTCGGTTACTACGCGCACGGCTGGCTTCAATACGATTGACAATGGCAAAATGACTGTGACTGGGATATTTATCACGATCGCTTTAATGTTTATCGGTGCAAGCCCTGGAGGTACAGGTGGTGGCATTAAAACCACAACTGCTAGGATTTTGGCTAGTTGTACGGGCGCAGCATTGCAGGGTCGAGATCAAATCAATCTTTATAAGCTGCAAGTACCAAATGGTCTGATCTTAAAAGCAGTTGGTGTCGCAGTGGGTTCATTATTTACAGTAATTTGTTCGACAGGGTTACTATCATTAACTGATCGCAATATGGGCTTTATAAATATTCTATTTGAAGCTACTTCAGCATTCGCCACAGTCGGCTTATCGACTGGCATTACTTCATCGTTATCCTCAGCAGGCAGACTCGTGATAATTGCCACAATGTATATCGGTCGGGTTGGCGTATTACTATTGATGGCAGCAATCTTTACTGATACCCGTCCTAGTCTGATTAAATATCCTCAAGAGTCGATGCTAGTTGGTTGA